The window AGCGCGCGGCGCGCTACGGCGACGGCTTCTTCCCCGCGCGCGTCGACGTGCTGATTCCTCTGCTCGACGCGCTCAAGAAAGAGTGCGCCGCGATCGGCCGCGATCCGGGCACGATCGAGATCACGTGCGGCTCGCGCCCGACCCTCGACGAGGTGAAGCGCCTCGAAGATCTCGGCGTGGCGCGCTTCACGCTCTCGCCGCCGGGCTACTCGAAGGACGACCTCGAGCGCGGCCTCGAGAAGTTCGGCAGCGAGTTGATCGCGAAAAGCTGAGCGCGGGCGCTACGCGCTCGAGGGTTGTGCGCCGCCGCGCGTTCCTCGCAGCGCAAACGGAATCGCTGCGATGAGCAGCAGCGCGCTCACGAGCATCGGCGCGCCGGCGTAGCGCGCGTCGATGCTCACGCCGAGCGCGAACGCGCCGTTGAAGAGCCCTGGTGTGAGCACCTGGCACGCGGCGCGCACGCTCGCGAGCGCGCCTTGGAGCTGACCTTGCTCGCTCGCGCTGACCGTGCGCGAGAGGAACGACTGGAACGCGGCGCTCCACACGCTCCAGAACCCGCCGCACACGATCGCGGCGAACACGACCCACTCGGCCCACGCCGTGGCGTAGAGCGTGAACGCGCTGAGGCCCGCGCCGACGCCGAAGTAGAGCGCGCGGCGCTCGCCGAGCGTGCGCACGAGCCAGCCGATCGCGCCGGCTTGCACGACGACGCTCACCGCGCCGACGGCCACGAGCGCCCAACTCACCATCTCCTGGTCCCAGCCGAAGCGCGCGTTGGCGTACAGGAAGAACGTGTGCGGGAGCGAGTCGTGCGCGAGGTAGCTGAGCACCGCGATGCCGATCAGCGACCACGCGGCGGGGTAGCGGCGGATCATCAGCGCGGAGCCGACGGGGTTGGCCTTGCGCCACGAAAACGCCGCGCGCTTCTCGGGCGCAAGCGACTCGGGAAGCACGACCAGGCCCCACACGAACGCGGCAAGGGTGAGTGCGCCAGCGATCCAGAACGGCAGGCGCGGATCGATCGCGCCCGCTTGGCCACCGATGAACGGTCCGGCCACGAAGCCGAAGCCGAAGGCGGCGCCGAGCATCCCGAACGCCTGCGCGCGCTGCTCGGGCGCGGTCACGTCCGCGATGTAGGCGGAGGGCACGCTGATCGAGGCCGAGCAGAAGCCCGCGATCACGCGCCCGGCGAGGAGCCACCAAAGGTTCGGCGCGAGCGCGATCAGCGCGTAGTCGAGGCTGAGCCCGAGTGCGGAGAGCAGGATCACGGGCCTGCGCCCGAAGCGATCGGAGAGCGCGCCGAGCACGGGCGCGAAGAAGAACTGGATCACCGCGAAGCTGGTGCCGAACACGCTCTGCCACCACGCGGCGTTCTGCGAGTCGCCGCCGCTGAAGTCGAGCACCAGCCGCGGGAGGACCGGGATCACGACGCCGAACGCGAGCATGTCGAGCGCCACGACCACGAACACGAACGCCAGTGCAGCGGGGCGCGCCGCCATGGAGCCTCCTTCGGCTGCGGCATCGTACGCCGGCAAGGGCGCGGTGCTTGGACAAATCCGGCGCGCGCAGGGAGGCGCACATGACGAGGCTCGATGGGAAGATCGCACTTGTTACGGGCGCGGCGCGCGGCACGGGCGAGGAGACCGCGCGGCTCTTCGTCGAGCGCGGAGCGCGCGTGCTGCTGACGGACGTGCTCGACGAGCGCGGCGCGAAGCTGGCGGCGGAGCTGGGCGCGAGCGCTGCCTACCAGCGCCTCGACGTGCGCGACCCCGCGCACTGGGCGAGCGCCGTGGCGGAGACGAAGCGCCGCTTCGGTGCGCCGAACGTGCTCGTGAACAACGCCGCGATCCTCACCGTGGCGGCGATCGACGAGACGCCGCCCGAGCGCGCGCGGGAGATCTTCGACGTGAATCTGTTGGGCCCGCTGCTCGGAATCCAGGCCGTGCTGCCCGACATGCGCGCGAACGGCGGCGGCTCGATCGTGAACGTTGCGTCCATCGACGCGCTCGAAGGCGAAGTCGGCGTCGCGGCGTACGGGGCGAGCAAGTGGGGCCTGCGCGGGCTCACCAAGTGCGCGGGCCTCGAGCTCGCGCATCTCGGCATTCGCGTGAACACGGTGTGCCCCGCTGGCGGCGGGAAGGAGATGAGCGCGCCGTGGTACGCGAAGCTCGCGGAGGAGATCCGCAGCGGGAAGCGCAAGGTGGACATGTCGGGTCAGCCGAAGCAGCCGCTCGGGCGCGAGCTCACGCTGCGCGAGATCGCGCTCGCGATCGCGTGGCTCGCGAGCGACGAGTCGAGCTTCTGCAACGCGATGGATCTCGCCGTCGACGGCGGCTTCACCGCGGGCCACATCTTCCCCGGCGCGCCGCGCCCGGGGAAGTGAGCGCGGGTTAGGCTCGCGCGCGTGATGTCGCTCTTGGCGCCGCTCCGCCGCTCGCTGCTCATCCTCGTCGCGCTGGCCGCCTGCGCGGGCGCCGCGCAGGGCGAAGCGCCTCCGGCGCTGCGCTTCCTGCGCGACGGCGCAGAGGTCGCAAAGCTCTCGCTGCCCGCGCTGCTCGAGTGCTGCTCGCCGCGCGAGGTGCGCGTCGACGATCCGTACTACGGCGGCCCGAAGCGCTTCCGCGCGCTGCCGCTGGCACTCGTCCTCGCGCGCGGCTTCGGCGACACCGAGCACGACGCGTTCGCGCGCTCCGAGTTGCTGCTGCGCGCGCGCGACGGCTACACGCGCACCGCGAGCGGCGAG is drawn from Deltaproteobacteria bacterium and contains these coding sequences:
- a CDS encoding MFS transporter — translated: MAARPAALAFVFVVVALDMLAFGVVIPVLPRLVLDFSGGDSQNAAWWQSVFGTSFAVIQFFFAPVLGALSDRFGRRPVILLSALGLSLDYALIALAPNLWWLLAGRVIAGFCSASISVPSAYIADVTAPEQRAQAFGMLGAAFGFGFVAGPFIGGQAGAIDPRLPFWIAGALTLAAFVWGLVVLPESLAPEKRAAFSWRKANPVGSALMIRRYPAAWSLIGIAVLSYLAHDSLPHTFFLYANARFGWDQEMVSWALVAVGAVSVVVQAGAIGWLVRTLGERRALYFGVGAGLSAFTLYATAWAEWVVFAAIVCGGFWSVWSAAFQSFLSRTVSASEQGQLQGALASVRAACQVLTPGLFNGAFALGVSIDARYAGAPMLVSALLLIAAIPFALRGTRGGAQPSSA
- a CDS encoding SDR family oxidoreductase; its protein translation is MTRLDGKIALVTGAARGTGEETARLFVERGARVLLTDVLDERGAKLAAELGASAAYQRLDVRDPAHWASAVAETKRRFGAPNVLVNNAAILTVAAIDETPPERAREIFDVNLLGPLLGIQAVLPDMRANGGGSIVNVASIDALEGEVGVAAYGASKWGLRGLTKCAGLELAHLGIRVNTVCPAGGGKEMSAPWYAKLAEEIRSGKRKVDMSGQPKQPLGRELTLREIALAIAWLASDESSFCNAMDLAVDGGFTAGHIFPGAPRPGK